A region of the Pseudoprevotella muciniphila genome:
AGCAAGTGTTCTTCTTTTAAAACTCCACTTGATGCCTAACTCCCTCATCTTCTTCCGATGTGTACACGATTCTCTGTGCATTTCATCATCTTTATTGCGGAAACACCATATATACTCATGAAAACTATGTTTTTGAGTACTTTTTATGAGATAATTTAATAAGGTTTTAGAATTGTCTTCTTGTTTTAATAATTCTTCGATTAGGAAAATATGATTTACAACAAGCGTACTTTCCATTTTTGCAGAAGAAAGATGTCCGCTCTCGCTTTCTTTGTGTAATCTATATGAAGAAAGAGGTTTCATCAATCCAAGAACTGGAGTATATCTTCCCACACGAAAGAAAAAATCGTCATCGGCAATCATTCCAGCCTCTTTGCGATATTTGCACACTTTGAATATGTCCCTATGGGTAATAACTCCAGGACAGCGATGAACGTGGGGAGTCCCTAAATTGATGTAAGCATCGATATATTCCTCTGCAGAATAAACAATTATCCTATTGGTACAATAGTTTGGTTCTTTTGTTATTTTTCCATTCTCGTCTATGTAGTTACAAGGCACGAAGAAATGCTTGCATTCAGGATGTGCAGTTAATGCTTTTTCTGCCTCTTCAAGGAAAGTCGGTGCTAATAAATCATCTTGATGAAGAATGGAAATATATTCGCATGTGGCATATTTAATAGCATTGTTCCAACCATTTACGAAGCCAGAAGGACCAGCCTCATTTTTATAAATCTTTATTTTGTCTGCATATTTTTCGCTAATAGATAATGTCTTGTCTGACGAGTTGTCATCAGAGATTATAATCTCATTAGCGGGACGTGTCTGATTAAGTGCAGAAAGCAAGGCTTCTTCAATGTAACGCTCGCCATTATATGTTGGAATCACTATTGAAAAGGTCATGGTTTCTTGAGTCTTCGTTTATTTTCTAAGGTGATTAATTGTCTTAATTAATCCGTATAAGCCACAACACGATAGGTAACAAAGAATACCTTTTGATTTAGGGTAATTTCCACTTGCTAATACAGCCTTTCTATATCTAAAGAAGTATCTTGTGAAATCGCTCCAAGAAAGCATTCGCGCATTGTATA
Encoded here:
- a CDS encoding glycosyltransferase; amino-acid sequence: MTFSIVIPTYNGERYIEEALLSALNQTRPANEIIISDDNSSDKTLSISEKYADKIKIYKNEAGPSGFVNGWNNAIKYATCEYISILHQDDLLAPTFLEEAEKALTAHPECKHFFVPCNYIDENGKITKEPNYCTNRIIVYSAEEYIDAYINLGTPHVHRCPGVITHRDIFKVCKYRKEAGMIADDDFFFRVGRYTPVLGLMKPLSSYRLHKESESGHLSSAKMESTLVVNHIFLIEELLKQEDNSKTLLNYLIKSTQKHSFHEYIWCFRNKDDEMHRESCTHRKKMRELGIKWSFKRRTLAFILDILGFKLSCSLAQKIF